One region of Termitidicoccus mucosus genomic DNA includes:
- a CDS encoding DUF6250 domain-containing protein — MNSRLSTPALALCALFGAALAFVPAACKPAPHAHDRSIHEGHDHARTHAVRQPGDPARPVIASDDFYHGLGQWVVEQMSGGTVSAADGILTIADEAGCTVWFRQKFAAPLIISYDATMNPEARVSDLNCFWMASDPANPADLFHPAHQRTGQFSTYDTLNTYYVGYGGNANTTTRFRRYDGTGARPLLPEHDLSDAAHLLKPAHTYAITITVTADGATTFARDGEVIFSYRDPKPLAEGWFGFRTVKSRIEIKNFRVFSL; from the coding sequence ATGAATTCCCGTTTGTCCACGCCCGCCCTCGCCCTTTGCGCGCTCTTCGGCGCCGCGCTCGCGTTCGTGCCCGCCGCCTGCAAACCCGCCCCGCACGCGCACGACCGATCCATTCACGAGGGGCACGATCATGCGCGCACGCACGCTGTCCGCCAGCCCGGCGATCCCGCGCGGCCGGTCATCGCATCGGACGATTTTTACCATGGGCTGGGCCAGTGGGTCGTCGAGCAGATGTCCGGCGGCACGGTCAGCGCCGCCGATGGAATCCTGACCATCGCCGACGAAGCGGGCTGCACCGTGTGGTTCCGCCAAAAATTCGCTGCGCCGCTCATCATCAGCTACGACGCCACCATGAATCCCGAGGCGCGCGTATCCGATCTCAACTGCTTCTGGATGGCCAGCGATCCCGCAAACCCCGCCGACCTCTTTCATCCCGCGCACCAGCGCACCGGGCAATTCTCCACCTACGACACCCTTAACACCTACTACGTCGGCTACGGCGGCAACGCCAACACCACCACCCGCTTCCGCCGCTACGACGGCACCGGCGCGCGCCCGCTCCTGCCCGAGCACGATCTCTCCGACGCCGCCCATCTTCTCAAACCGGCGCACACCTATGCCATCACCATCACGGTGACGGCCGACGGCGCCACGACTTTTGCCCGCGACGGCGAGGTCATCTTTTCCTACCGCGACCCCAAGCCGCTCGCGGAAGGCTGGTTCGGCTTCCGCACGGTGAAGTCCAGGATCGAGATCAAAAATTTCCGGGTATTCTCCCTGTAG
- a CDS encoding diacylglycerol/lipid kinase family protein has translation MIKARFIYNPRSGYNIKSPGVIERTRRFIAENTARFDAALVSTTHPHHATELARDAVAAGCELVVAVGGDGTLNEVASGLVHSRVTLGLIPCGSGNGLGRHLGIPGPGERAFHTLLHGTPRLIDTGLVNETHRFFNVMGLGFDAEISRRFHSLTLRGLPTYLRLIVGTWLRYRRPSVAITEPASARIDTRAFILAVANSDQYGNNGYIAPGATLDDGLLDLTLIRRAHILNVLPLALRLVTQKLHPSRNIHRARAAHFIIDRAAPGLIHTDGEPRESPARVDIRVVPKSLRILAPSGQGNS, from the coding sequence GTGATCAAGGCACGCTTCATCTACAACCCGCGCTCGGGCTACAATATCAAAAGCCCCGGCGTGATCGAGCGCACGCGCCGCTTCATCGCGGAAAACACCGCCCGCTTCGACGCGGCCCTCGTCAGCACGACGCATCCGCACCACGCCACCGAACTCGCCCGCGACGCCGTCGCCGCCGGATGCGAGCTGGTCGTTGCCGTCGGCGGCGACGGCACGCTCAACGAAGTCGCCAGCGGCCTCGTCCACAGCCGCGTCACGCTCGGCCTGATTCCCTGCGGTTCCGGCAACGGCCTCGGCCGGCACCTCGGCATTCCCGGCCCCGGCGAACGCGCGTTTCACACGCTGCTTCACGGGACACCCCGCCTCATCGACACCGGGCTCGTCAACGAGACCCATCGCTTTTTCAACGTCATGGGTCTGGGCTTCGACGCGGAAATCAGCCGGCGTTTCCACTCGCTCACCCTCAGGGGACTCCCGACTTATCTCCGCCTCATCGTCGGCACTTGGCTGCGCTATCGCCGCCCCTCCGTCGCCATCACCGAACCGGCCTCGGCGCGCATCGACACCCGCGCCTTCATCCTCGCCGTTGCCAACTCCGATCAATACGGCAACAACGGCTACATCGCCCCCGGCGCGACCCTCGACGACGGCCTGCTGGACCTCACGCTCATCCGCCGCGCGCATATCCTGAACGTCCTTCCCCTCGCCTTGCGGCTGGTCACCCAGAAACTCCATCCTTCGCGCAACATTCACCGCGCACGCGCCGCGCATTTCATCATCGATCGCGCCGCCCCCGGGCTGATCCACACCGACGGCGAACCCCGTGAAAGTCCCGCCCGCGTCGATATCCGCGTCGTGCCCAAGTCGCTGCGCATCCTCGCGCCGTCGGGACAGGGAAATTCATGA